A single genomic interval of Chryseobacterium paludis harbors:
- a CDS encoding DinB family protein yields the protein MTKKFFLELVNYNNWADQITIEWLDQINDEQWERPIVSSFTSIKQTVVHMVSAKKIWIDFWTNTPDPIYLSTEFKGTKSELIEIWKKASVDIKSFIESYPEDHYQQPITIRYPRGGEEQMLFWQTLPHYVNHATYHRGQLVTLLRQANFTGFSNTDLATYFIHQNNKDVSDAMNGYND from the coding sequence ATGACAAAAAAGTTTTTTTTAGAATTAGTTAATTACAACAATTGGGCAGACCAAATTACGATTGAATGGCTTGATCAAATTAATGATGAGCAATGGGAGCGCCCTATTGTTAGTAGTTTCACGAGTATTAAACAAACTGTTGTCCATATGGTCAGTGCCAAAAAGATTTGGATTGACTTCTGGACAAATACTCCTGATCCAATTTATTTATCAACTGAGTTTAAAGGGACGAAAAGTGAGTTGATAGAAATTTGGAAAAAGGCATCCGTTGACATAAAAAGCTTTATAGAAAGCTATCCTGAAGATCACTATCAACAGCCAATCACGATTAGATATCCAAGAGGTGGAGAAGAACAAATGCTGTTTTGGCAAACACTTCCTCATTATGTTAATCACGCTACGTATCATAGGGGACAATTGGTGACATTGTTGCGCCAAGCGAATTTTACCGGATTTTCCAATACAGATTTGGCAACTTACTTTATACATCAAAATAATAAAGATGTATCTGATGCAATGAATGGGTACAATGATTAA
- a CDS encoding DUF7738 domain-containing protein, with the protein MKKETIDVSQATIKIESCGLTYKGKKLELGTPIEDWIKVLGKPSRDTDLAYVWDDLGIAIDDWQNNNKEVAGVYIFFLNLDSPEGKSQQLNHARDFESGENIAARNMEGGKSLISDDQVKKFNAENELKKKNYIYPFKVYKEAVNLNGFPVKAGMKVEEINSYRSDLPYSGKFGYVDDDIDGVNDSGTTTETFGGDYRAPGAECKDGRLQYYELTYTATKKLEYLKIGFESKSDHDSRKVTEASFEERKKKK; encoded by the coding sequence ATGAAAAAAGAAACTATAGATGTGTCCCAAGCCACTATTAAAATAGAATCCTGTGGATTAACCTACAAAGGGAAAAAGTTAGAGTTGGGAACACCGATTGAAGATTGGATAAAAGTATTGGGAAAACCAAGCCGGGATACAGATCTTGCCTATGTCTGGGATGATTTGGGTATTGCGATAGATGATTGGCAGAACAATAATAAAGAAGTTGCCGGAGTGTATATTTTCTTTCTCAATCTGGATAGCCCGGAAGGTAAGTCTCAGCAGTTAAATCACGCAAGAGATTTTGAATCTGGAGAAAATATAGCAGCTCGAAATATGGAGGGTGGAAAATCATTAATAAGTGATGATCAGGTAAAAAAGTTTAATGCTGAAAATGAATTAAAGAAGAAAAATTACATCTATCCCTTTAAAGTATATAAAGAAGCTGTTAATCTTAATGGTTTTCCGGTAAAAGCGGGTATGAAAGTTGAGGAGATTAATTCTTATCGTTCAGATCTTCCTTATTCAGGTAAATTCGGATATGTAGATGATGATATTGATGGTGTAAATGATTCAGGAACTACAACTGAGACTTTTGGTGGTGATTACCGTGCTCCGGGAGCGGAATGTAAAGACGGAAGGTTACAGTATTATGAATTAACTTATACTGCGACCAAGAAATTGGAATATCTTAAAATAGGATTTGAGTCGAAATCAGATCATGACAGCCGAAAGGTAACAGAGGCTTCATTTGAAGAAAGAAAGAAAAAGAAATAG
- a CDS encoding lactonase family protein, translating to MKKLIALTVAVFASIHLYSQNNYVFFGSFNRDKTTEGIYVYRLDTISGKLSKITSFKGVLNPSYLTLSPNGKYIFACTESKTQNAGSVSSFEFNPEKKTLRFINSQKSGGENPVYVTVHKNGKWLVNGNYTEGSISVYPILENGTIQPGVQNFQFSEGSINPYRQDRSHVHSTVFSPDFNYLFAPDLGADKIRSYRFEGDRTEPLQTAEQPFITTNAGTGPRHFTFHPDGKFAYCIEELGGAVDAYSYDNGKLENIQRINTHSDEVKENFESSDIHISPDGKFLYASNRGDENNIAIFSILNDGTLKNVGYQSTYGKQARVFDMDETGKFLIVANAGSGNVFVFRRDEKTGLLKKIGKKLKINGVSCVKIRKY from the coding sequence TTGAAAAAATTAATAGCCTTAACCGTTGCCGTTTTTGCATCAATACATCTGTACTCACAAAATAACTACGTCTTTTTCGGATCTTTTAACCGGGATAAAACTACAGAAGGTATTTATGTATACCGACTGGATACCATTAGTGGAAAACTATCTAAAATAACATCTTTTAAAGGTGTTTTAAATCCGTCCTATTTAACTTTATCTCCCAATGGGAAATACATTTTTGCATGCACCGAAAGTAAAACGCAAAATGCAGGAAGTGTAAGCAGTTTTGAATTTAATCCCGAAAAGAAAACGCTCCGTTTTATCAACAGTCAAAAGAGTGGCGGTGAGAATCCGGTGTATGTAACTGTTCACAAGAATGGAAAATGGCTGGTCAATGGAAATTATACAGAAGGAAGTATTTCTGTATATCCGATTTTAGAAAATGGAACCATACAGCCGGGTGTTCAGAATTTTCAGTTTTCAGAAGGGAGTATCAATCCTTATAGACAAGACCGCTCCCATGTTCATTCAACTGTTTTTTCACCAGACTTTAATTACCTTTTTGCCCCTGATCTGGGTGCGGACAAAATTAGATCCTATCGATTTGAAGGTGATAGAACCGAACCATTACAAACTGCTGAACAGCCTTTTATAACGACCAATGCGGGAACTGGACCAAGACATTTTACTTTTCATCCCGATGGTAAATTTGCCTATTGCATTGAAGAATTGGGTGGAGCAGTCGATGCTTATTCATATGATAATGGGAAACTAGAGAATATCCAAAGGATCAATACCCATTCAGATGAGGTTAAAGAAAATTTTGAAAGCTCTGACATTCACATTTCTCCAGACGGTAAGTTTTTATATGCTTCTAATCGGGGTGATGAAAATAATATTGCCATTTTTTCAATTCTTAATGATGGAACATTAAAAAATGTTGGTTATCAATCTACTTATGGAAAACAGGCACGGGTGTTTGATATGGATGAAACAGGGAAGTTTTTAATTGTAGCCAATGCAGGTAGCGGAAATGTTTTTGTATTCCGGCGTGATGAAAAAACAGGCTTACTAAAAAAAATAGGGAAGAAGCTAAAAATAAATGGTGTTTCCTGTGTGAAAATTAGGAAATATTAA
- a CDS encoding helix-turn-helix domain-containing protein: METIKQQVNREPDRDILSTYSYISKEQAQRNKILLQENFINFLEKGEKVLHYANKATTITNAQFAILSSNNCLMTEKLSVDNEYRSTLFFFNDLALSHFFIKYDHIIKSISAYAEKVEEPFLVFEKDEFINHYILSLKLIQQKSSFVSTQMLQLKFEELMLYLLEKYPSAILSFQTRKMEEYSDIEIKKAVEKNLTNNLTLDELAFLCHTSISTFKRKFLRLYNVAPSKYFLQKKMEIATSLLLQNKNPSEVFYEVGYENHSSFSQSFKRIYGISPKQFQQQNMNAYKQLLND; this comes from the coding sequence ATGGAAACGATCAAACAACAGGTGAACAGAGAACCAGACAGAGATATTCTTAGCACATACAGCTACATTTCTAAGGAACAGGCTCAAAGAAATAAAATACTCCTTCAGGAGAATTTTATTAATTTTTTAGAAAAAGGTGAAAAAGTGTTGCATTATGCAAATAAAGCAACTACAATTACGAACGCTCAATTTGCCATTCTTTCTTCAAATAATTGTTTAATGACAGAAAAGCTTTCTGTTGATAATGAATACCGCAGCACTTTATTTTTTTTTAATGATCTGGCACTCTCGCATTTTTTTATTAAATATGATCATATTATTAAAAGTATTTCTGCCTATGCAGAAAAAGTTGAAGAGCCCTTTCTCGTATTTGAAAAGGATGAATTCATTAACCATTATATTTTATCACTTAAATTAATTCAGCAAAAATCATCTTTTGTCTCAACACAAATGCTGCAACTGAAGTTTGAAGAATTAATGCTATATCTCCTTGAAAAATACCCCAGTGCTATCTTGTCATTTCAAACAAGAAAAATGGAAGAATATTCAGATATTGAAATAAAGAAAGCAGTTGAAAAAAATCTCACCAATAATCTTACATTAGATGAATTAGCCTTTTTGTGCCATACAAGCATTTCTACTTTCAAAAGAAAATTTCTAAGACTTTACAATGTGGCACCCAGTAAATATTTCCTGCAAAAGAAAATGGAAATAGCAACATCACTATTACTACAAAACAAAAACCCGAGCGAAGTATTTTACGAAGTTGGATATGAAAATCATTCAAGTTTTTCTCAATCATTTAAACGGATTTATGGAATAAGTCCAAAACAATTTCAGCAACAAAATATGAACGCTTATAAACAGCTTTTGAACGATTAA
- a CDS encoding M20 metallopeptidase family protein, producing the protein MKKLALSLMCLVTTIASAQKLKNKTANPKQTKEHLVHESIELETDRIFKKLVAIRRDFHENPELAGHEVRSQKIIKQYLLDLGLEVETDVYGHGVVGILKGGKKGKKIAWRSDMDALPNDFPDAVAFKSKIKGIQHGCGHDVHMAIALGIADVLAKNKESIKGTVYFIFQPEEETFVGAKSMVDSGLLSKINPDEIYGLHVSALPVGQIMVKPNEMFAYQKRIRIQLKNELSKDDAKGLMEKISSSLFRATTGSKPWEIQNMVDPKIGLMNPNTIFKNYLFVDEHFSTRSKNNQFFLEAYLYETDQSHLTEIIPRVKKIIEDNGYKDQLLSLSFIQENPTVINDEKLTGVAIKALDNIYGKNAVTPDYGQVPFFNDDFAYFQQKTPGVYFLLGGSNFEKGIIAMNHAPNFQVDEESIRTGVKCFSSLIMERLNKN; encoded by the coding sequence ATGAAAAAACTTGCTTTAAGTTTAATGTGCCTTGTTACTACCATTGCATCTGCTCAAAAACTGAAAAATAAAACTGCTAATCCAAAACAGACAAAAGAGCACTTAGTTCACGAGTCTATTGAGCTTGAAACAGATCGCATCTTTAAAAAACTGGTAGCCATCAGGAGAGACTTTCATGAAAATCCGGAATTGGCAGGTCACGAAGTTCGTTCTCAAAAGATCATAAAACAATATTTACTTGATCTGGGGCTTGAAGTGGAAACAGATGTGTATGGTCATGGTGTTGTGGGAATTTTAAAAGGAGGTAAAAAAGGAAAAAAAATTGCGTGGAGATCTGATATGGATGCATTGCCAAACGATTTTCCTGATGCAGTGGCTTTTAAATCTAAAATAAAAGGTATTCAGCACGGTTGCGGCCATGATGTGCATATGGCTATTGCATTGGGAATAGCTGATGTCCTTGCAAAAAATAAGGAATCTATAAAGGGAACAGTGTATTTTATATTTCAACCGGAAGAAGAAACCTTTGTGGGTGCCAAGTCGATGGTTGATAGTGGATTGCTGTCCAAAATAAACCCTGATGAGATCTACGGATTGCATGTGTCAGCTCTACCGGTAGGACAAATAATGGTTAAACCCAATGAGATGTTTGCCTATCAGAAAAGAATACGAATCCAGTTAAAAAATGAGCTATCAAAAGACGATGCAAAAGGATTAATGGAAAAGATCAGTAGTTCCTTATTTCGTGCAACTACTGGGAGTAAGCCATGGGAAATACAAAATATGGTTGATCCAAAAATTGGATTGATGAACCCCAATACTATTTTTAAGAACTATCTGTTTGTTGATGAACATTTTTCTACCCGTTCTAAGAACAATCAATTCTTCCTGGAAGCTTATTTATATGAAACAGATCAATCTCATCTGACGGAGATCATTCCTCGTGTTAAGAAAATAATAGAAGACAACGGTTATAAAGACCAACTGCTTTCTTTGTCATTTATACAGGAAAATCCCACAGTGATCAATGACGAAAAATTAACAGGAGTTGCTATAAAAGCGCTTGATAATATATATGGAAAAAATGCAGTCACTCCCGATTACGGACAGGTTCCATTTTTTAATGATGACTTTGCTTATTTCCAACAGAAAACACCCGGCGTTTATTTCTTACTTGGTGGTTCCAATTTTGAAAAAGGAATTATTGCGATGAATCACGCACCTAATTTTCAGGTGGACGAAGAAAGTATCAGAACAGGAGTTAAATGTTTTTCATCATTAATTATGGAGCGTCTCAATAAAAACTAA
- a CDS encoding DUF4280 domain-containing protein — MSEKHLVCQGATCKCNFGTTPDKLKVKTQSKRYINDKDGGDKLIATHMDIGKTFEKNTFGSCAKLNNNPCQVIVTQWSGFYEKITLQDNSGKVLLEDSKATCPIGGPDCIMIINHGQTAEATKKNAKNADKEVLTEMLPFFVDNQSYVQLNVLS, encoded by the coding sequence ATGAGTGAAAAACATTTAGTCTGCCAAGGTGCTACCTGCAAGTGTAATTTTGGTACTACGCCAGATAAACTTAAGGTGAAGACACAGAGTAAACGCTATATCAATGATAAGGATGGCGGTGATAAACTGATAGCCACACATATGGATATTGGCAAAACGTTTGAGAAAAACACTTTTGGAAGTTGTGCAAAATTAAATAATAATCCTTGTCAGGTTATAGTTACCCAATGGAGTGGTTTCTACGAAAAGATAACACTTCAGGATAATAGTGGAAAAGTTTTACTGGAAGACAGTAAGGCAACATGCCCTATTGGTGGCCCTGATTGTATAATGATCATTAATCACGGACAGACAGCTGAAGCCACCAAGAAGAATGCGAAGAATGCAGATAAGGAAGTTTTAACTGAGATGTTACCCTTTTTTGTTGATAATCAAAGTTATGTCCAGTTAAATGTATTGTCATGA
- a CDS encoding HD domain-containing protein codes for MDGADAARNFLRGHGLSDQTLQLVWDAIALHTTPGIVEYKEAEAVLLNSGVALDVVGKGYDQLSDTIRKEITSYFPRTNFKKTIIPTFFEGFRHKPHTTYGNMNADICTCMIPGFKSPNFCDAIWQSPWEE; via the coding sequence GTGGACGGAGCCGATGCAGCACGTAATTTTCTGAGGGGACATGGCTTATCAGATCAGACCTTACAATTGGTTTGGGATGCCATTGCACTGCATACTACACCAGGAATTGTAGAATATAAAGAGGCTGAAGCGGTATTACTAAACTCCGGGGTTGCACTGGATGTGGTAGGAAAAGGATATGATCAGCTATCGGATACTATTCGAAAGGAAATTACAAGTTATTTCCCACGCACCAATTTTAAGAAAACAATTATACCCACTTTTTTTGAAGGGTTCAGACATAAACCACACACGACCTACGGCAACATGAATGCTGATATCTGTACCTGTATGATCCCAGGTTTTAAAAGCCCCAATTTTTGTGATGCCATCTGGCAATCTCCCTGGGAGGAATAA
- a CDS encoding helix-turn-helix domain-containing protein: MEKLRSLRKQRGISQEKMANAIATDPSNYSRKERGEVRIYDDEWEKLAKFLEVPVEDIKEEVVANIVNNNDSTTFNDNAGNFNQYYTIPNSIIENLQSFIKVLMEQNEDLKEENKKLKG; the protein is encoded by the coding sequence ATGGAAAAGCTAAGAAGTTTAAGAAAACAAAGAGGAATATCACAGGAAAAAATGGCTAATGCAATTGCCACTGATCCTTCCAATTATTCACGCAAAGAAAGAGGTGAGGTAAGGATATACGATGATGAATGGGAAAAATTAGCAAAGTTCTTAGAGGTTCCTGTTGAAGATATTAAAGAAGAAGTTGTTGCAAATATTGTCAATAATAATGACAGTACCACTTTCAATGATAACGCAGGTAACTTTAACCAATACTATACTATTCCTAATTCTATCATAGAGAACTTACAAAGTTTTATTAAAGTATTGATGGAGCAAAATGAAGATTTGAAAGAGGAAAATAAGAAATTGAAAGGTTAA
- a CDS encoding T9SS-dependent choice-of-anchor J family protein, which yields MRKIFIIGAYLGIYSLNAQTTIFEDSFESYADFAYTTGTVGSWTLTDLDGKNSYILNGSSFPNQSIPKAFIVFNKAGIVPATISDQTGARTGNKAMACFNVSTPAPLVNNDWLISPKITLGSTGNNVSFWVKSINELYGEEKFNVWVSTTNTNTTSFTKLNPNVIVTPAVVEYNQHTFNLDAYAGQSVYIAIQCVSDDQFALFVDDFKVTTTGTLGTSETSKASSNISVYPNPVSDILTVKSKEKINNIEVFDISGRKVNATLNNDKVDVRALNSGSYIINIETKEGKTTEKFIKK from the coding sequence ATGAGAAAAATTTTTATTATTGGTGCTTATTTAGGGATATATTCTTTGAATGCACAAACGACCATTTTTGAAGACAGCTTTGAAAGCTATGCAGACTTTGCTTACACGACAGGAACTGTTGGCAGTTGGACTTTAACAGACCTTGATGGTAAAAACTCGTATATTTTAAACGGTTCTAGTTTTCCTAATCAGTCGATTCCAAAAGCCTTTATTGTCTTTAATAAAGCAGGAATAGTTCCGGCTACGATATCTGACCAGACAGGTGCCAGAACTGGTAATAAGGCAATGGCCTGTTTTAATGTGAGTACTCCAGCTCCACTTGTCAATAATGACTGGCTGATCAGTCCTAAGATTACTTTAGGATCTACTGGAAATAATGTTAGCTTCTGGGTAAAATCAATCAATGAATTATACGGTGAAGAAAAATTTAATGTATGGGTATCTACTACAAATACCAATACCACAAGTTTTACTAAGCTTAATCCTAATGTGATTGTTACTCCAGCTGTCGTAGAATATAACCAGCATACTTTTAATTTAGATGCTTACGCCGGACAAAGTGTATATATTGCTATACAGTGTGTTTCAGATGATCAGTTTGCCTTGTTTGTTGATGACTTTAAAGTTACAACAACAGGAACCTTAGGTACTTCTGAAACGTCTAAAGCTTCTTCTAATATCTCTGTATATCCAAATCCGGTATCCGACATTCTTACTGTTAAATCTAAAGAAAAGATTAATAATATAGAAGTTTTCGATATCAGCGGAAGAAAAGTAAATGCTACTTTAAATAATGACAAAGTTGATGTGAGAGCTTTAAATTCGGGAAGTTATATCATCAATATTGAAACTAAGGAAGGTAAAACTACTGAGAAGTTTATCAAAAAATAA
- a CDS encoding Het-C domain-containing protein, producing MSRTRIVKGNITKVIGGDYKRYSKDDIENIGSKVIQIGKENGVVYGEPEKFVPPPIDVQESEYKLESTYAHEQLMSLAKELGEITFMLFMTQIFGYEIDAEALSRLYRDLSDNKIKAPEIIVSKGLVGRRGGPAGYSNKRKKIIVNEKFVEEASKDNDKRAELMAALVEEYGHHIDNLLRTELTSNGIPDTDVIDEGAKFAYYLFRFDIFNESQLNFAKAELPTFKGDLIIDFSTLHSKVTAYVEEDRQYDEDPTDDISNYGAGRNRKHNKNAAFAHGDIEFEALVSKELYTEEQVRKIYFGNWLRDFSQVIVKITVRGTNAAIKAQKNKVIKEVSPMQLSHEGWVQLIKILAIREFVFDPLKDAGKNPADDYKTLEEKFNKEYGGLTKDILGIYRPEEHIDNPFGLADESDAKDDKGKVISFMYDGTGTEKKLYAGDNGQSWKIDATRNMSSFFWKDFPERPSSVTYVKEQLKLAVSKRGTPEGFRHLGGALHVLEDYFSHTNFVEISLRRLGVDAYPWVSYYKGKEYTGIPVVSGRFLTDDTMASVGPKMGDLLFDPKIKEYKRRVPGQRSLAEKFIISVLEDLSKGQKSDKAEKSSSYLGVEFATWLSWFNQFLKFQDFLAKEYQNADKKEWMSRDFFEKLGARSAENLQKGMGYTGQIMAFFPKLVFNLVLGSFDEVIPEAQSHLNTNYGVNPSHSQIAKDSYSHPLNKISAELAKMAIKEVTTRFKNGMDGSALADYTTKTYFVHPSSPNARWCDKYLNDWVARNPAITKDLKYGTIYDHAEHELQEMNTEAVKKIKEIMGYFEKMTK from the coding sequence ATGAGCAGAACAAGAATTGTTAAAGGGAATATCACCAAAGTTATCGGTGGGGACTATAAAAGGTACTCTAAAGATGACATTGAAAATATTGGAAGTAAAGTTATCCAGATAGGAAAAGAGAATGGAGTAGTTTACGGAGAGCCGGAAAAATTTGTTCCACCTCCGATAGATGTGCAGGAAAGTGAATATAAACTTGAAAGTACCTATGCTCACGAGCAGCTGATGAGTCTTGCAAAAGAGCTTGGAGAGATTACCTTCATGTTATTTATGACCCAGATTTTCGGTTATGAGATCGATGCTGAGGCATTAAGCAGGCTTTACAGAGATCTGAGCGATAACAAGATCAAAGCTCCTGAAATTATTGTTTCTAAAGGTTTGGTAGGAAGGAGAGGTGGTCCCGCCGGATACAGTAATAAAAGGAAAAAAATAATTGTTAATGAAAAGTTTGTAGAAGAAGCTTCGAAAGACAATGATAAAAGAGCTGAATTAATGGCAGCGCTGGTTGAAGAATATGGTCACCATATAGATAATCTTCTGCGTACAGAACTAACTTCCAACGGAATTCCTGATACAGATGTGATAGACGAAGGGGCAAAGTTTGCTTATTATTTGTTTAGGTTTGACATCTTTAATGAATCTCAGCTGAATTTTGCCAAGGCAGAACTTCCTACTTTTAAGGGTGATCTTATCATAGACTTTTCTACCTTACATTCCAAAGTCACGGCGTATGTGGAAGAAGACAGGCAATATGATGAAGATCCTACTGACGATATTTCCAATTACGGTGCCGGAAGAAACAGGAAACACAATAAAAATGCCGCTTTTGCTCATGGAGATATAGAATTTGAAGCTTTAGTTTCAAAGGAGCTGTATACAGAAGAACAGGTTCGTAAAATTTATTTTGGAAACTGGTTAAGGGATTTTTCCCAGGTAATTGTAAAAATTACAGTAAGAGGAACGAATGCGGCTATTAAAGCCCAGAAAAATAAGGTGATCAAAGAAGTAAGCCCAATGCAGCTTTCACATGAAGGCTGGGTGCAGTTGATCAAAATTCTGGCTATTAGAGAATTTGTTTTTGATCCATTGAAAGATGCGGGAAAAAATCCTGCTGACGATTATAAAACACTGGAAGAAAAATTTAATAAAGAATATGGAGGCCTTACAAAAGATATTCTTGGAATTTACCGTCCGGAAGAGCATATTGATAATCCTTTTGGACTGGCAGATGAATCTGATGCTAAAGATGATAAAGGAAAGGTTATTTCTTTTATGTATGATGGAACGGGTACAGAAAAAAAACTTTATGCCGGAGATAATGGTCAATCCTGGAAAATAGACGCAACCAGAAATATGTCATCTTTCTTTTGGAAAGACTTTCCTGAACGTCCGTCTTCTGTTACCTATGTAAAAGAACAACTTAAACTTGCGGTTTCTAAAAGAGGAACACCGGAAGGCTTCAGACATTTGGGAGGGGCACTTCACGTTTTGGAAGATTATTTCTCACATACCAATTTTGTTGAAATCTCTTTGAGAAGACTGGGAGTTGATGCTTATCCATGGGTGTCTTATTATAAAGGAAAAGAGTATACTGGAATTCCAGTAGTCAGCGGTCGTTTTTTGACTGATGATACAATGGCCAGTGTCGGACCGAAAATGGGAGACCTTTTGTTTGATCCTAAAATCAAAGAATACAAAAGACGGGTACCGGGACAAAGATCTCTGGCTGAGAAATTTATTATTAGTGTCCTGGAAGATCTTTCTAAAGGACAGAAATCTGATAAAGCGGAGAAAAGTTCCAGCTATCTGGGTGTAGAATTCGCTACATGGCTATCTTGGTTCAATCAATTTCTTAAATTTCAGGATTTTCTTGCAAAGGAATATCAGAATGCAGACAAGAAAGAGTGGATGTCGAGGGATTTCTTTGAAAAATTAGGAGCTCGTAGTGCCGAAAACCTTCAGAAAGGAATGGGGTATACCGGACAGATCATGGCCTTTTTCCCGAAACTTGTTTTCAATCTGGTGCTGGGTTCTTTTGATGAGGTTATTCCAGAAGCACAGTCCCATCTGAATACCAATTATGGTGTTAATCCTTCTCACTCCCAGATTGCAAAAGACAGCTATTCTCATCCGCTGAATAAGATCAGTGCAGAACTGGCAAAGATGGCAATAAAAGAAGTGACCACAAGGTTTAAAAATGGAATGGACGGTTCTGCCTTAGCTGATTATACCACCAAAACATATTTTGTACATCCATCATCTCCCAATGCAAGATGGTGTGATAAATATCTGAATGATTGGGTAGCAAGAAACCCTGCTATAACAAAAGATCTAAAATATGGTACTATTTATGATCATGCAGAGCACGAACTACAAGAAATGAACACGGAGGCGGTAAAGAAGATAAAAGAAATCATGGGATATTTTGAAAAAATGACCAAATGA